A window of Oryza glaberrima chromosome 2, OglaRS2, whole genome shotgun sequence genomic DNA:
GGGCGAGGCTGGCGGTGTACAAGGCTTGCTGGGGCGACACCGACCGCAACGCCACGTGTGGCGACGCGTCTGTCCTCGCGGCCATCGACGACGCCATCAACGACGGCGTGGACGTGCTGTCGCTGTCGCTGGGAGGGTACGGCGAGGTCGCCGGGACGCTGCACGCCGTGGCGAGGGGGATCACCGTGGTGTTCGCCGGCGGGAACGAAGGCCCCGTGCCACAGTCCGTGTCGAACGCCGTGCCGTGGGTCATCACGGTGGCCGCGAGCACCATCGATCGCTCGTTTCCAACCGTGATATCGCTCGGCAACAAAGAGAAGCTTGTGGTACGCGTCAccgtcctttttcttttttctgtttgtttctatttctttcaaaagaCACACCTGCACTATGTGAAAGGTTAATAgtgattatttcttttttcatgtCGATTTTAAATCCAGGGACAATCTCTTAACTACAATGCAACAATGAACAGCAGCAACTTTCATATGCTCGTCGATGGGCAAAGGTAACGGAACGAAATGATCATCGCCAGACGCCAGAACAACGCAGCTAGCAGTCAACACATTATATATACGAATATTTCTGCACCTGCAAAATTTAACGAGTGACGCTGACCaatgccaatatatgccattgacGCAGATGCGACGAGGACTCTCTGGCGTCAGTCAACATCACCGGCAAGATCGTCCTGTGCTCGGCGCCGTTGGAGGCGGCCAACTCGTCACCAAACAGCGCGTTCGCCGCCACATTCGTCGCCGTCGTGAAGAGACGCGCGAGGGGTCTCATCTATGCGCAGTACAGCGCCAACGTCTTGGTTGGCTTCGAAGACTACTGCCACCTGTATCTGCCGGCCAGCTGCGTGCTGGTCGACTACGAAATCGCAAGCAGGATCGCCTCCTACGCCAAAAGCACAAGGTGAGAGTTCGAGCTCTTTGGTGACCAACTACATTGGGACAAAGTAATCAGAACCTGGTTGTGCTCCCCTGAAAACTCTGAAATGTTCTTCATATATTATTTGTTTCAGGAAATCTGTGGTGAAGATATCTCGAGTGGTGAGCATGGTTGGGAATGGGGTGCTCGCACCTAGGATCGCAATGTTCTCATCGAGAGGCCCGAGCAACGAGTTTCCTGCTATACTCAAGGTGACAACAATGACCTGATCTTGGACATGAATATCCAACAATAAGATGATAATTCACGGCTTTACTTTTGATTTCTACGTTTGAAATTACCTTCTGATATCTGATTCTGTGTTCAACAGCCTGACATATCTGCACCTGGAGTCAGCATCCTGGCAGCTGTGGGCGACTCGTACAAATTCATGTCTGGGACGTCCATGGCGTGCCCACACgtctcggcggtggcggcactgCTCAAGTCGGTTCACCCGTACTGGTCGCCGGCCATGATCAAGTCCGCCATTGTCACCACAGGCATGTACTCATGCCACACTACAAGTTCAGTGTGTATACCTTATATGGATAACTTAGGGCTAACAAACTGTTAATATATATCTCTCTACTATTGCAGCATCGGTGACAGATCGTTTTGGCATGCCAATCCAAGCTGAGGGAGCACCTAGGAAGATCGCCGACCCCTTCGACTTTGGTGGGGGCCAGATCGACCCAGACAAGTCCATTGACCCTGGGCTTGTCTATGACATTGACCCGAAAGAATACACTAAGTTTTTCAACTGCACCCTTGGCCCTAAGGATGATTGTGAGTCCTATGTGGGTCAGCTCTATCAGCTCAATCTTCCATCCATCGCTGTGCCAAACCTTAACGACTCTGTCACGGTTTGGCGCACTGTAACCAACGTCGGAGGGGAAGAAGGAACTTACAAGGCATCGATTGAGGCACCAGCCGGTGTGAGGATGTCTGTTGAACCTTCAATTATCACATTCACCAAAGGTGGTAGTAGAAGTGCAACATTCAAGGTGACATTCACAGCAAGGCAGAGAGTACAGGCAGGCTACACGTTTGGAAGCTTAACATGGCTAGATGGTGTCACACATTCAGTGAGGATTCCAGTAGTGGTTCGCACCATAATCCAAGACTTTGTTTCAGATACTTCGTAAATTGTTCTGGAAAAAGTAAATACGACTATGTAATATTACTTTATACTATTATTTTCATTCAAATGTAATGGGACCAACTTGAGCCAATACTATTTATACAAAATGTTTTATTGGACTCTTGTAAGAACAATAAGTTCAAGGGTTGTTGCATTTCTTTGTTTGACCCTTTTTAGAAAGATAATCTAGAGAACATATAAATTTGTTTTCTGAGAGTGACAACTGATAATGTGGTAATGGGTCTGCTGATAACTGTAGCTGATTGGCAACGCATTCTAAGGGTGGCATGGCTAAGATGGATGGTGCACAACATGAATGGCGATCAGAGCGGAATACTAGGTCTTTTTTCTCTTAAGATGCCTCCTCGCTTTTACATATCACCTAGAAGTCACtaaaatatttccaaaaatttagtaagatagATTGATTTGATATATTGTTAGTATTTCTTATGTtgacagataaaatccgcaagcgcatagATATACCGCTATAGCACTTCATCTAGGAGTATTCTAAGGTATCGAATTTCCATAGGGAATAGGTTCATCGAAGAACACAAGACAAAAAATAGGCAAAGGCTAGAGAGGATTTTCTGGTGAGAAACAAGGTCTTtagaaagcttaattttaatcctatcGTAATACTTTAGGCACTGGCTTACTCGCTGCTACCAGAACACGCTCTACTCCGTATCTAGACAGGGAGGACTACAGTGATCTCGATGGTTGTCACGACCTCTACACCAACCTCTAACGAACTGTGGATACGCGGCAAATACATGCAATATAGACATCACGTCTACACTATTAAATACTACTATAGTGCCGATCAAACATTAAAGTAAACACTATTTCTAGTGAACAATATTCTAGTGCGCTAATAGGAACTAACTAAGAAATATACCTCACAAAGTAAAACTCAATTACTCGATAAGATATTATCAATTAAAGCAAAGTAATTGACAAGGTATAAAAAGTAAAGAGGAAagtaccgacaactccggaattccttCGACTCTTTCTCCtttactctctccctattctaagtatacataaattttaaaaaagcatcttgtaatttagctcaatttggtgtgtgttgaagtgaaggaGGATATGTCCTTTTATAGCCTGAGTATGACGGTTGGGGTGCCAATACCGGTAGTAACCGTCATTGGAAGGCGGTTACTACCGACCTTGGCCGACCCCTGGCTAGCTTCCCTGGCCCATTTCTTCCTCTTGGGctctgacaagtgggtccctaGTCCAGTGGTGTGTTGATTGGGCCCAATTGTATGTGTTTCGATGAGGTTGTGGGCCTAAGACTCTATGGATGTAATTCTCCTCCTCTTTTATGTATATTTTGTCTCAACTTTGGTAGTTTGTCACTtgcatccaaatatacaccaacactagtggaaattcTTAGAATTACACCCTACCACTATAttggatgttttatatttttcatatttatgtaGGTATTGGCGGCGTAAAACTGGTATTTAACAACCGCCAACATATGTCATTCCACAAACATCTATGTGCAAATTTAACCTATAGAAGTAAGGAAAACAACATATATGATTGCAATGGTTCACGTTCTATTCATAGTCAACTTGTATAGGTCGAATTTGATGATGAGATACActtgatgcttgcaatgcaccTTGAATTAGTGGAAAAGGAACTCcaaatataaattcaatttGTCATGGGATTATAAATAGAGgtaaaaaaagtgaaacaacATACAAACATGTATCACTTGATGAGCTAAACACTTTATATGCTATTAATTACCACTGTACTTAAATATATGAtctattgattttatttggttTTGGTATGTAACTTGGAACACTATTTTCCCATTAGAATATAATGATAATATCTTAAAAAAGTTGTAATATTGTAAAAGTACTTATCAAAGAAAATTATCTATATGACTTATGTTTTCCACCTAAGGACTTTTTCACTTTATTTCCAAAATCAACCTTACCAATATTTGTcactatcaaaatttggcatattttggtgTTACCAACTTTTTGTAGCGTTGGATATATTTAGTTTGgaacatttttaaaataagtttcatAGCTTTTTTATCTGGAACTTCTAAATTTAAGTAAGAATGAGAGGCACTGCTCTCTTCTTTGCTTGATCAACTCGAGGGATGGGGAAATGCTATATACTAAGATAACAGGTGTCGGTTCTTAacaagaaccggcacctatctcTGACAAAATTTTGGGTGCCGATTTTTAAGTGTGGGCCCTCCAACAACTACTAGCTAGGTGGAAGactcaaaggtgtcggttctagtTAAGAACCAGTACCTTTCTCTGGTAACCTCAAATGTGTCGATTCTATTGTGCACTCCGCAACGAATAACTCCGATGGGATGTACGTGAAAGGTGTCACATTTTATATGGAACTGACATCTTTCTCGACAGGGAAAATAGGTATCGGTTCtatttaaaaaccgacacctatttgaAGAGAATGGTGGCGGTTTTTGGCGCTTGCTCCTCCGCGAGCGTGGGTGCGTGGGCGGAAAAAGTAAAAGTACTATAGGTGCCGATAGTGCCAACCTCTTTTTGGTATTCTGTAAAAGTGTTATATAGCTGCAATACGATTTTTACGATGACTATTAGTAAATTACACGCATTTTAAatatcctatagcaaattttaccaATCTTAACTCTTGAAAAGACAATCCCAAAAGAGAACAAGaatgtgccacatcatcatccaataaaTAATAGCCATTAGATcaataagaaaacaaaataggTAAAATAAATCTTAGCCATTGAATAAAAGAGGGTGTTCGAGAGCTTTCCGGTGTTTCCTTCATACGTGGGAGAGATAGATATACAGAGCAAAGAAGACACCGAtcagaaataaagaaaaaaataaatgtttgcGTGGTTGAGAGAAATGATAAAAAcatttctttcttaaaaaaacataaattttatatatttttcacaataAATTCTCTAGTGATATAATATCAGTAATAGATTATTCTTAAACATCAATAGAAAAGGATAATGATAGTCACGCGAATGCGTGACTTCTTGCACTAGTCTCTATAAGTGAAAAGTAATCCCTAAAACTTCACCAGATTGATCCACGTAAGTAAAATCATCTGAACCATcagatggagaaaaaaaaagaagggatatTGCCATTGGATCAGATCAGCGGAAAAACGATAAAATCAGGAGCAGAGCTAAATTATTGAGTGCGATTGCTTAGGAACCCGGTTAAGAAAAAATTTATAGCTATAGGacttgtttagatccatttgaaATTATAAATGGCAAGTGGCAATAGTTTTGGTGGTAAAAAATTTGGCATggagttggtgtttagatgcattctaaagttttgccattttagcactagagagagagaaagagagagcgtGTAGTCCCGAGCACTttttagcaaaatttgctacccTAGACTAGCAAATGACAAATGCCAAATTACTAACTTTTgttactagtgtttagatccgaGAATTTAAACAGACCCATACTTGATCTATTTTTACCGAGTATGCACAACCCTTAAAACAAATTTAGACACCCATGTTAgcttaaatttaatataaagtggagtaaattaaacaagtaGCACCCTTCTCCATGTCATTCTAGCTCTGGCCCAAAATATGGTGTTCTGCATCTTTCCAGCTCCCATACGTGGGGGAGAGAGATACAGAGTGAAGACTTTGGAGCCGCTCCCATACGTGGGGGAGAGAGATACAGAGTGAAGACTTTGGAAGAGGCTCctggaagaagagagaaagaaaaagcaaaaataaaaaccacTCAATTTACACACGACGCGTTGCAGCCAAGCCACCATCCAGTCCAATCCGAGGATCGGAGGCGATACCACTTGTGAGTACGCAGCCCAGCCCACCCAAccgtgggccacccaggtcacattaggcctgctccaccacaggtctaaccggagccacaactttTGGTCCTGGGTCTACataacccaaaagactagtatGATGGGTGATGACCGCCCCCAtcttttaagtcgtgctcctccatcatcaattactgatgtgggactaaacccaacaaccTTTCCCCTCATAAGCAACGTGGCTGTCTGGCTGAGCCCGTTATCGAGAGGTAGAGCCCGCCGCCTGGATACATACAATCCCATCTCCTAGGATTTTGAGAACAACAATGGAGGAAAGAGTTATTAGCGAGGCGAGATCTCCCTCTCCGATGGAGCAGCGCGTATTAGCAAGCGGAACTCGGTCAGTGACTTTTCCCTGCTTAAGCCATCAAATAGGCGTAATGGGCCGGGGAGGTCCTAATGACTGGCCTAAATGGGCTGGAGGTAGAATGTGTCATTTACAGAaaaacttaggctgtgttttgGGAGGTGAGGCTGGGAACTCACCTCCTACGCAAAATAAAGAGAcgtattttcttatgattaattaagtatttactaattttttaagaaaatagattgatataatttttaaagcaactttcgtttagaaaatttttaaaaaacacaccatttaacagtttgaaaagcatgcgcgtggaaaacggaCGGGGGAGGGGCTGGAGTTAGGAGCTCACTAGAAAGACCGTAGTACAAAATTAACATCCCATGAGTGGTCTAATATTTCAAACGTACGGTAGCTGAGTACTTTGAAGTTTTGGGAGCCCCATTTGTTCTACTGTCCTATTAGTCACTAGGTACTTATTTCTTACTACAGGATATGTCCTTTTTCAAACAAAATGAACCAAAAAGATGTAATGCTACCGCCAAACCAACTTTAAAAAGTAAATCTTAATCCAAATTCAGCGTAAAAATAAGAAAGTGTAATTTATGACAAAGAATAAAGAATGATCAGGTGTACCAAGTCGTGTcaacatatatatgataaattattAGATAACATGGTAATATTGTTAATTACAAAACAAAAAGTAAATCTGATGACGTTATAGCTACAGTGGAAATATATTCAACAAACATATCCGAATACACATGTATATTGctaattattattataaatttaatagaGAGGGAGGTTATCAAAGTCACGCAAACGCGTGACTTTTTATGCTAGtaagactagaaaaaatacccgtgcgttgtaacggatgaagactattttaatcttatttcTATTATATtctttagttaaggtgaaattcattATGGCAATTCTCTtggatatattttctttttgaaaatccTGAGCTGCGGTTAGGAGTCTGATCATCTcaggttagcatgtgagttcttttaaagagatttctcatatgactccttctgtatttccaaaagcgaacaaacttaaaagtCGACTCAAATACGGACATATATTtacaaaagcgaacaaacttaaaaactgactcatacacggatgacgtaccaaagtaccgatagaaacatcttcaatctattaacttattaaagtaacagaaaaagaagcctccacGTTTGTTCTCACGGCCTAGAAAATCTCATATTAatccaaaaaaataagaaaaaagaaaaaggaaaaaaaccgaAGCATAATAGTACACTGGAAGCGGACAATACCTTGGAACGAGATTAGGATTAGTTAAAAacgaaaagaaggaaaaaaaaacactgcacCGTTTTGTATACTATTCAGCGAAGTATACTAGGACATTGCAAACAGACATTGCTTTAGGAATTTGTGTGTTCACACCACTGCTAGAAACTCTGCACCGTTTCCAAATTTATAATTAACCAAAGCAAGCCAAAAATCTTCAACAAGCCAAAATACTTCTAGCCGTTCAAACTTCTCGCCGTGATCGTCAACATTGATTAAAAATAGAGAATATTGGAAAAGGGGATTAGAGTCCATGCCGGTATATAATTTAGAATTAAtggaaattcgaaattaaaaaaaggaaaattaaaatcaggttagagtctatatagaaatacaatttagaaataactaaaattcgaaattttaaaaaaagaatattgaaataatagtatagagtccatatagaaatacaatttagacaTAATTAAAATTAGGGagcaaaaataaagaatattagaagaatagTATAAagtccatgtagaaatacaattaagaaataataaaaattcgaaAATGACAAAAAAGAGCATTAGAAAAAG
This region includes:
- the LOC127763642 gene encoding subtilisin-like protease SBT3.3; amino-acid sequence: MDSRSSFPPTLLLVLVLILPIFADASSRLYIVYMGEKKHDDPSVVTASHHDALTSVFESKDEAMKSIVYSYKHGFSGFAAMLTESQADEVEKLPGVVSVKPNTYHKAHTTRSWDFLGLNYYEQSSLLKKAKYGEDVIVGVVDTGIWPTSRSFDDNGYGPVPARWKGKCQTGADFNATSCNRKIIGARWYSGDIPDELLKGEYMSPRDLSGHGTHAASTIVGGQVWNASHRQSGLAAGVARGGAPRARLAVYKACWGDTDRNATCGDASVLAAIDDAINDGVDVLSLSLGGYGEVAGTLHAVARGITVVFAGGNEGPVPQSVSNAVPWVITVAASTIDRSFPTVISLGNKEKLVGQSLNYNATMNSSNFHMLVDGQRCDEDSLASVNITGKIVLCSAPLEAANSSPNSAFAATFVAVVKRRARGLIYAQYSANVLVGFEDYCHLYLPASCVLVDYEIASRIASYAKSTRKSVVKISRVVSMVGNGVLAPRIAMFSSRGPSNEFPAILKPDISAPGVSILAAVGDSYKFMSGTSMACPHVSAVAALLKSVHPYWSPAMIKSAIVTTASVTDRFGMPIQAEGAPRKIADPFDFGGGQIDPDKSIDPGLVYDIDPKEYTKFFNCTLGPKDDCESYVGQLYQLNLPSIAVPNLNDSVTVWRTVTNVGGEEGTYKASIEAPAGVRMSVEPSIITFTKGGSRSATFKVTFTARQRVQAGYTFGSLTWLDGVTHSVRIPVVVRTIIQDFVSDTS